The Rhodocytophaga rosea genome has a segment encoding these proteins:
- a CDS encoding HlyD family secretion protein, with the protein MQNQIYPPQIIENSAETYIAEISTRSQIIYSSILLSILCIIVALPFITVDVSMQSPGIIRPTAEKNEVKSLLSGKVQEVFVKDNQNIAQGQPLLMVGSETLDSKLKLNGELQLEKQTYIQDLQKLVRIDTASIFQVKGISSALYRQQYNQFLYRLSESSQTKNRKAKELLIDKKLYNEKVIAQREYENKVFEYENALAYYLSAIQGQLSGWQSDLTANTRLLSELQAEEKQLLKEKELCTIKSPVAGTLQQFYGISPGSTIHSNQVLGIVSPDSDILVECYIPPKDIGFIKQDMKVYFQVDAFNYNEWGLVSGKVMQVASDIEMINDQPVFKIKCKLDKDFLQLKNGYQGKLKKGMTVRARYILTERSLYQLIFDQANDWINPLVASQS; encoded by the coding sequence ATGCAGAATCAAATTTATCCTCCTCAGATTATTGAGAATAGTGCTGAAACCTATATCGCCGAAATTTCTACCAGAAGCCAGATCATTTATTCCTCTATTTTACTTTCCATCCTTTGTATTATTGTTGCCCTGCCTTTTATTACAGTAGATGTGTCTATGCAAAGTCCGGGAATTATCCGGCCAACGGCTGAGAAAAATGAGGTAAAATCTTTATTATCCGGTAAGGTACAAGAGGTATTTGTAAAAGATAATCAGAACATTGCTCAAGGACAGCCTTTGTTAATGGTTGGATCAGAAACCCTGGATAGCAAACTCAAACTCAATGGGGAACTACAACTCGAAAAACAGACCTATATCCAGGATTTGCAAAAACTAGTAAGGATAGATACCGCCTCCATCTTTCAGGTAAAAGGGATTTCTTCTGCCCTGTACCGCCAGCAATATAACCAGTTCCTCTACCGCCTTTCGGAGAGCAGTCAGACTAAAAACAGAAAAGCAAAGGAATTACTTATTGATAAAAAACTATATAACGAGAAAGTGATCGCCCAGCGGGAATACGAAAACAAAGTGTTTGAATATGAGAATGCGCTTGCTTATTATCTGTCGGCCATTCAGGGACAGCTGAGCGGGTGGCAATCGGACCTAACTGCTAATACCCGACTGCTTTCAGAACTACAAGCAGAAGAAAAACAACTCCTGAAAGAAAAAGAACTTTGTACCATTAAATCACCTGTTGCAGGCACTTTGCAGCAATTTTATGGTATTTCCCCTGGAAGTACTATTCACAGTAACCAGGTGCTTGGAATCGTTTCACCAGATTCTGATATACTAGTAGAATGCTACATTCCTCCCAAAGATATAGGTTTTATCAAACAAGATATGAAGGTCTATTTTCAGGTAGATGCCTTTAATTATAATGAATGGGGATTGGTGTCGGGAAAAGTAATGCAGGTAGCCTCCGATATAGAAATGATTAACGATCAGCCGGTGTTTAAAATAAAATGTAAACTGGATAAAGATTTCCTCCAGTTGAAAAATGGCTATCAGGGAAAATTAAAAAAAGGCATGACGGTACGGGCCAGATATATTCTTACCGAAAGAAGCTTATACCAGCTTATTTTTGATCAGGCCAATGACTGGATCAATCCACTCGTTGCTTCCCAATCCTAA
- a CDS encoding class IIb bacteriocin, lactobin A/cerein 7B family, giving the protein MENLNQIGLVELNSNELQEIEGGLIPLIIALAAFDACLWGYIALN; this is encoded by the coding sequence ATGGAAAATTTAAATCAAATTGGCTTAGTAGAATTAAATTCTAATGAATTGCAAGAAATCGAAGGTGGATTGATCCCATTAATCATCGCATTAGCTGCATTTGATGCTTGCTTGTGGGGATACATTGCATTAAACTAA
- a CDS encoding outer membrane beta-barrel family protein, giving the protein MKNLLPFPDYFSRHYLCLLLLSGSLPCLAQSQVGGIVQEDNGKPLPFATVLLLSANDSLLVKGAITTEAGEYSIEGVQAGSYRMAVSMLGYQKVYSAPFFVAASTQTIQVPLLQTSAETKQLSEVTIVGEKPMFEQQLDRMVVNVQSSITSAGATALDVLERSPGVSVNRQQNKLSLLGKAGVMIMVNGKLSRLPQDALLQMLAGMNASNIEKIELITTPPAGMDAEGNAGLINIVMKKNTDLGTNGSYSATLGYGWYERPAASLNMNHRTAKLNFFADGSFLWDHYWFSLYTNRRFTEQNQMVESSNVTNRNTHHMIYNGRMGFEYSLGGQTSLNGMVAGFNNRQEQFALNQTRTVEAADLHTTIAGKDHEINQWRHLMGNLNLQHAFQNQSKLNLDLDYLLFHHNNPHWYENDFQNWQLNTQQLEFMNGTKFTPIHIGVGKADYEFKIGKTALKTGMKATLSSLDNDVAVQKLSGEEWITEPEFTQKVQMQEQIGAAYAGLEQQLNVKTRLQAGLRWEFTNTGLTASTGEKLLKRRYHYLFPSVSLSRDLSTKHTLQLSYSRRITRPTYKDLAPVFTFLDPYTSFYGNTSLLPAITDALQVVYQIQKKYFLTLQYSSDKNPITWLMRVDAGRNRHYIYPDNIKSIHTYSVNLSIPVVLTSWWQMQNNLMGNYQLNQTNYQGENLRISGYAAQLNTTHTFSLPKNFSMELTGFYKSRSYMGVLQIRPQGFVNIGLQKKLKGDKGNLSFTISDLFWNMRFEAVNNLPSLDLYQRIGIVGEPRVIRLTYSRNFGNKNIKVSNQRKTASEEERNRLGN; this is encoded by the coding sequence ATGAAAAACCTGTTACCCTTTCCAGACTATTTCAGTAGGCATTACCTGTGCCTATTGCTGCTATCCGGTTCATTACCCTGTTTGGCGCAATCACAGGTAGGCGGCATCGTGCAGGAAGATAATGGCAAACCCTTGCCCTTTGCTACCGTCTTATTGCTTTCTGCAAACGATTCCCTGCTGGTAAAAGGAGCTATTACTACCGAAGCCGGTGAGTATAGTATAGAAGGCGTACAGGCAGGTTCTTACCGGATGGCTGTTTCCATGCTGGGTTACCAAAAAGTGTATTCTGCTCCTTTTTTTGTGGCTGCTTCTACTCAAACCATACAGGTGCCTTTATTACAAACCTCCGCTGAGACAAAACAACTATCAGAAGTGACCATTGTTGGTGAAAAGCCCATGTTTGAACAGCAGCTCGACCGCATGGTGGTAAATGTACAAAGCAGCATAACTTCGGCAGGGGCTACCGCCTTAGATGTACTGGAACGCTCTCCAGGAGTGTCGGTGAACCGGCAACAAAACAAACTCTCGCTGCTGGGCAAAGCGGGTGTGATGATCATGGTGAATGGCAAACTTTCGCGCCTGCCCCAGGATGCTTTGCTCCAAATGCTTGCCGGGATGAACGCTTCAAATATTGAAAAAATAGAACTCATTACTACGCCTCCTGCCGGAATGGATGCTGAAGGAAATGCCGGCCTCATCAATATCGTAATGAAGAAAAATACAGACCTGGGTACTAATGGCTCTTATTCAGCTACTTTAGGCTATGGCTGGTATGAAAGGCCGGCAGCTAGTCTCAATATGAACCACCGGACTGCAAAACTCAATTTCTTTGCCGATGGCTCCTTTTTATGGGATCATTACTGGTTCTCTCTTTATACGAACCGGCGTTTTACAGAGCAGAACCAGATGGTAGAAAGCAGCAACGTAACTAACCGCAATACCCACCATATGATCTATAATGGCCGTATGGGATTTGAATACAGCCTGGGAGGGCAAACAAGTTTAAATGGAATGGTAGCAGGCTTTAATAACAGGCAGGAACAGTTTGCCCTGAATCAAACTCGGACAGTAGAGGCTGCTGATTTGCATACCACTATTGCCGGAAAAGACCATGAGATCAACCAGTGGCGACACCTGATGGGTAACCTGAATCTGCAACATGCTTTTCAAAACCAGAGCAAACTCAACCTTGACCTGGATTACCTGCTTTTTCATCATAACAATCCGCATTGGTATGAGAATGATTTTCAGAACTGGCAGCTAAACACCCAACAATTGGAATTCATGAACGGCACCAAATTTACGCCCATCCATATCGGGGTAGGGAAAGCCGATTACGAATTCAAGATAGGTAAAACAGCCCTGAAAACCGGCATGAAAGCTACCCTCTCCAGCCTGGACAATGATGTAGCAGTGCAAAAACTTTCCGGAGAAGAGTGGATTACCGAGCCTGAGTTCACCCAGAAAGTACAGATGCAGGAGCAAATCGGAGCTGCGTATGCAGGTCTGGAGCAGCAGCTCAATGTCAAAACCAGGCTGCAGGCAGGCCTGCGCTGGGAATTTACCAATACTGGTTTAACTGCTTCTACCGGAGAGAAACTGCTCAAACGCCGCTATCACTATCTTTTTCCAAGTGTATCTCTGTCCAGAGACCTCTCAACAAAACATACCCTGCAACTTTCCTACAGCCGCCGCATTACCAGGCCTACTTACAAAGACCTGGCACCAGTGTTTACATTTTTAGATCCGTATACATCCTTTTATGGCAATACCTCATTATTGCCGGCTATTACCGATGCCTTGCAGGTGGTATATCAGATTCAGAAGAAATATTTCCTTACCCTCCAGTATAGTTCTGATAAGAATCCCATTACATGGTTGATGCGGGTGGATGCCGGAAGGAACAGGCACTATATCTACCCAGACAATATTAAAAGTATTCATACCTATTCGGTCAATTTAAGTATTCCTGTAGTGCTTACTTCCTGGTGGCAAATGCAAAATAACCTGATGGGCAACTACCAGCTAAACCAGACAAACTATCAGGGAGAAAACCTGCGCATATCAGGATATGCAGCCCAACTAAATACAACCCATACGTTCTCTTTGCCAAAGAATTTTTCCATGGAGCTAACAGGGTTCTATAAAAGCCGGTCGTATATGGGGGTTTTACAGATCAGGCCGCAAGGATTTGTAAATATTGGCTTACAAAAGAAGTTAAAAGGGGATAAAGGCAACCTGAGCTTTACCATAAGTGATCTGTTCTGGAATATGCGCTTTGAAGCTGTCAATAACCTGCCATCGCTTGATTTATACCAGCGAATAGGCATTGTAGGAGAACCAAGGGTAATTCGCCTGACGTATTCACGCAATTTCGGCAATAAAAATATTAAAGTCTCCAATCAGCGGAAAACAGCCTCAGAGGAGGAACGAAACCGGCTGGGTAATTAA
- a CDS encoding erythromycin esterase family protein — MSQTNIDNLILDLRAPVASTEVFRWLHSPHKVYLTGWFNSSPAACIQEVEVSRWYDGLIFIKQTTPTRPTANALKTVARREGL, encoded by the coding sequence TTGTCCCAAACAAATATTGATAATCTGATTCTGGACTTGCGAGCGCCGGTAGCCAGTACGGAGGTATTCAGATGGCTTCATTCTCCCCACAAAGTATACTTAACTGGCTGGTTTAATTCTTCTCCTGCAGCGTGTATTCAAGAAGTAGAGGTCAGCCGATGGTATGATGGTCTTATTTTTATCAAACAAACCACGCCCACCCGGCCTACAGCCAATGCCTTGAAAACAGTGGCTAGGAGAGAAGGCTTGTAA
- a CDS encoding erythromycin esterase family protein — MKTISKYIFYVIFSSFFLLSVCLGQSAHVKHEKEIVAWLKSNSFPVKHLTAGKGFADLQPLKTILQEVQVVGLGESTHGTREMFQLKHRLLEFLALEMGFTAIALEASYAACQPINEYVLYHFPGLCPKQILII; from the coding sequence ATGAAAACAATAAGTAAGTATATTTTTTATGTCATTTTTAGCAGTTTTTTCCTGTTATCGGTGTGTCTGGGACAGAGTGCCCATGTGAAGCATGAGAAAGAAATTGTCGCCTGGCTTAAATCAAATTCATTTCCGGTGAAACACCTGACAGCCGGAAAGGGTTTTGCCGATCTACAGCCCTTGAAAACAATCTTACAAGAGGTGCAGGTCGTAGGGCTGGGCGAAAGCACCCATGGCACCAGGGAAATGTTTCAGCTTAAACACCGCCTGCTGGAGTTTCTGGCCCTTGAAATGGGATTTACAGCCATTGCCCTGGAAGCCAGTTATGCTGCCTGCCAGCCCATCAATGAGTATGTACTGTATCACTTCCCTGGTCTTTGTCCCAAACAAATATTGATAATCTGA
- a CDS encoding hybrid sensor histidine kinase/response regulator transcription factor, giving the protein MNRMKPSLPVMRMARVSVERAIRISCILYISWLFSFRWLMGSADTFLNRCWPYRYKRSTLLFVLLQGSWLMLQAQASLKFEHIGVQQGFFSLATWNILQDTRGYMWFATNDGLHKYDGYGFTNYEFTPHDTTSVAHHTISALWEDPEGDFWMGTIEGGICKFDRSTEKFTTFKPPQPKGLQVPALRAVSAIGEDKEGMLWAGNWLGELRRFDKHTGTFSQTPFDMGYRTKPGSHLTIDGIYAIYRDRKGDTWIGNRTGLHQLRLTPQGDGKASSVSFIHYYPDAGNPATLSDSVVRTIYEDRKGMLWIGTDKGLNRYDPATGLFTRYLHQPNDPNSLSSNGIFHNSITEDLQGNLWIGTGNGLNKLNPERTGFTRYFHDPANPHSLDSDFITSVKVDRAGNLWVGTFGAEINKVNLYQQPFELQQQHPYNSRSLSHNFIEAIVEDHTGILWICTQGGGVNAYDKKTGLFTRYRHNPSDPASLASDRVKSIIEDSEGTLWIGNGDKISRFDRATSRFINSSGSIELDNSLQKLGAVLLYKDQHGLIWVGTMSGGIRSFNPETGTVNYYRHDPYDPESLTDHQTYCFLEDNKGDLWIGHGSVGTSRLNKQTGKFTRYSHNPLDTTSISANRVFSIYQDAKGRLWLGTAGGGLCQFQYDTGRFTTYTTRHGLSNNTVHSILEDDAGNLWLGTNTGLSRFSPETKTFTNYEAGDGLQNGQSTGACFKGKDGTLYVGGMNGLNIFHPRQLQSNKYVPPVVITQFKLFDKVLPGKHEAKQIQLNYDQNFFTLEFAALNYTNSRKNQYLYQLEGVDKTWVKAGSNRMAVYTDIDPGTYTFRVKGSNNDGIWNEQGRSLRIIIHPPWWRTIWAYMSYTLLFISALVLARKAIVNRERLQANLRVQRVEAEKLRELDSLKSRFFANISHEFRTPLAVINGLVQKWSHRENISVEQKADFGMIGRNASRLLQLINQLLDLSRLEAGKLTLHLQAENITAQLRAVAASFESLAQSKAITYRYTVPLQPVWALTDRDKVEKIVSNLLSNAIKFTPSGGQVIFSVSLDELNGKGELRLLVQDTGIGIAEQHLPHIFDRFYQGDPSATREHEGTGIGLALAKELTELLAGTIQVESQPGQGSLFRISLPLELTETPQALTSPEELIQVSENTIDPSLSSQLQTQGKQQPQVLLVEDNADLRTFIRESLSAEFTILEATDGQSGLEKAIETIPDLILSDVMMPAMDGFSLCEKLKTDERTSHIPVVLLTAKADMISKLTGLTNKADDYLFKPFEVKELQVRIQNLITQRQQLKQHYSRQFFLQPKDENLASAEDKFLQKALSIVEANLANTGFDVEIFSREIGMSSSQLRRKLGALTGQAPADYIRLIRLQKAANLLQRGQGNVSEVALMTGFNSLNYFTRCFKEHFGKTPSDFLRESHPIKVGS; this is encoded by the coding sequence ATGAACCGAATGAAGCCTTCACTGCCTGTCATGCGAATGGCTCGGGTGTCTGTGGAACGGGCAATACGAATCTCCTGTATTCTATATATCTCTTGGCTGTTTTCCTTCAGATGGTTGATGGGCTCTGCAGATACATTCCTGAACAGATGTTGGCCTTATAGGTATAAACGCAGCACCTTACTCTTTGTGCTTTTGCAAGGCAGCTGGCTGATGCTGCAGGCTCAGGCTTCCTTGAAATTTGAGCATATAGGTGTTCAGCAAGGTTTTTTCAGTCTTGCTACCTGGAATATTTTACAGGACACAAGGGGCTATATGTGGTTTGCCACCAATGACGGACTCCACAAATACGATGGCTACGGGTTTACTAATTATGAGTTTACGCCCCACGACACTACCTCTGTGGCCCATCATACCATTTCTGCCTTATGGGAAGATCCGGAAGGAGACTTCTGGATGGGAACCATTGAAGGAGGCATCTGTAAGTTTGACCGCTCCACAGAGAAATTTACTACTTTTAAACCGCCTCAGCCCAAAGGATTACAGGTGCCGGCTTTACGGGCAGTGTCTGCGATTGGCGAAGATAAAGAGGGTATGCTATGGGCAGGAAACTGGCTGGGAGAATTACGCCGTTTTGATAAACACACCGGAACTTTTTCACAAACGCCTTTCGACATGGGTTACCGGACCAAGCCCGGTAGTCATCTGACGATAGATGGGATATATGCCATTTACAGGGACCGGAAAGGGGATACCTGGATTGGTAACAGGACTGGTTTACACCAACTCAGGCTTACACCACAAGGGGACGGCAAAGCCTCTTCAGTCAGCTTCATCCATTATTATCCCGATGCCGGGAATCCAGCTACCTTAAGTGATAGTGTGGTCAGAACAATTTACGAAGACCGAAAAGGCATGCTCTGGATTGGTACTGATAAGGGCTTGAACCGTTATGACCCGGCCACCGGGCTTTTTACGCGCTACCTGCATCAGCCCAATGATCCCAATTCACTGAGCAGCAATGGTATTTTTCATAACAGCATCACAGAGGATTTACAGGGAAATTTGTGGATCGGGACAGGTAACGGGCTTAACAAACTGAATCCGGAACGGACAGGCTTTACCCGTTATTTTCATGATCCGGCCAATCCACATAGTTTAGACAGTGATTTTATTACCAGCGTAAAAGTTGATAGGGCAGGAAATTTGTGGGTGGGTACTTTTGGAGCGGAGATAAATAAAGTAAACCTGTATCAGCAGCCTTTTGAACTGCAGCAGCAGCACCCTTATAACAGCCGTTCGCTGAGCCATAATTTTATAGAGGCTATTGTTGAAGATCACACAGGCATCCTCTGGATTTGCACGCAGGGCGGAGGTGTAAATGCGTATGATAAAAAAACAGGCCTGTTTACCCGTTACCGTCATAATCCATCAGACCCTGCCAGTCTGGCTAGTGACAGGGTGAAGAGTATAATTGAAGATAGCGAAGGCACTTTATGGATTGGCAATGGAGATAAAATATCCAGATTTGACCGGGCTACCAGCAGGTTTATCAATTCTTCAGGCAGTATAGAACTGGATAATAGCTTACAGAAGCTGGGTGCTGTACTCTTATATAAGGATCAGCATGGCCTGATCTGGGTAGGTACCATGTCGGGGGGTATACGGAGTTTTAATCCGGAAACAGGCACGGTAAACTATTACAGGCACGATCCTTATGATCCGGAAAGCCTTACCGATCATCAGACTTATTGCTTTTTGGAGGATAACAAAGGCGATCTGTGGATTGGCCATGGCAGTGTGGGCACCAGCCGGCTGAATAAGCAAACAGGCAAGTTTACCAGATATTCACACAACCCCCTGGATACCACCAGCATCAGTGCCAACAGGGTGTTTAGCATCTATCAGGATGCAAAAGGAAGGCTCTGGCTGGGAACAGCCGGCGGAGGGCTTTGCCAGTTTCAGTATGATACCGGGCGCTTTACTACCTATACAACCAGGCATGGCCTTTCTAACAATACCGTGCATTCGATTCTGGAGGATGACGCAGGCAATTTGTGGCTGGGCACCAACACTGGTCTTTCCCGTTTCTCACCGGAAACCAAAACCTTTACCAATTATGAGGCTGGCGATGGCTTGCAAAATGGCCAGTCTACAGGTGCTTGTTTTAAAGGCAAAGATGGCACTTTGTATGTTGGCGGCATGAATGGGCTGAATATTTTCCATCCCCGGCAGCTTCAATCAAACAAGTATGTCCCACCGGTAGTAATCACCCAGTTTAAATTATTCGATAAAGTGCTTCCTGGCAAACACGAAGCCAAACAGATACAACTCAACTATGACCAAAACTTCTTCACACTTGAGTTTGCTGCCCTCAATTACACCAATAGCCGCAAAAACCAGTACCTCTATCAGTTAGAAGGCGTTGATAAAACCTGGGTAAAAGCAGGCAGTAACCGGATGGCTGTCTATACTGATATAGATCCTGGCACCTATACCTTCCGGGTAAAAGGATCGAATAACGATGGCATTTGGAATGAGCAAGGAAGAAGCCTTCGCATTATTATTCATCCACCCTGGTGGCGTACCATATGGGCATATATGAGCTATACACTGCTTTTTATATCCGCTCTGGTGCTTGCCCGTAAAGCGATTGTCAACCGGGAAAGGCTACAAGCTAATTTGCGGGTGCAACGGGTAGAAGCCGAGAAACTCCGGGAACTGGATTCATTAAAATCCCGCTTTTTTGCCAATATTTCCCATGAATTCCGCACGCCGCTCGCTGTTATTAATGGCCTTGTGCAGAAGTGGAGCCATAGGGAAAACATAAGTGTAGAACAAAAAGCTGATTTTGGCATGATCGGACGCAATGCCTCCCGTTTGCTGCAACTCATCAATCAACTTTTAGATCTTTCCCGGCTGGAAGCAGGAAAACTTACGCTACACCTGCAGGCTGAAAACATTACCGCCCAGCTGCGGGCTGTGGCTGCTTCTTTTGAATCCCTTGCCCAAAGCAAAGCGATTACTTACCGCTATACTGTACCCCTGCAACCGGTCTGGGCGCTTACAGACAGGGATAAAGTAGAGAAAATTGTGAGTAATCTATTATCCAATGCTATTAAATTCACTCCTTCAGGCGGACAAGTTATTTTTAGCGTTTCCCTGGATGAACTGAATGGAAAAGGCGAGCTTAGGTTATTAGTACAGGACACAGGGATAGGCATTGCTGAGCAGCACCTGCCCCATATTTTTGACCGTTTTTACCAGGGGGACCCATCGGCCACCAGGGAACATGAAGGTACAGGTATTGGACTGGCACTCGCCAAAGAACTAACCGAATTACTGGCAGGCACCATTCAGGTAGAAAGCCAGCCAGGGCAAGGCTCACTATTTAGGATCAGCCTGCCTTTAGAACTCACTGAGACCCCACAGGCACTTACAAGCCCTGAAGAATTGATTCAAGTGTCAGAGAATACAATAGATCCATCTCTATCCAGCCAGCTACAAACACAGGGCAAACAGCAACCCCAAGTCTTACTGGTAGAGGACAATGCAGACCTGCGGACTTTTATCAGGGAGAGCTTATCAGCGGAGTTTACGATCCTGGAAGCCACTGACGGGCAAAGCGGCTTAGAAAAGGCCATAGAAACCATTCCTGACCTGATTTTATCAGATGTGATGATGCCGGCAATGGATGGATTCAGCTTGTGTGAAAAACTCAAAACCGATGAGCGCACTTCTCATATTCCTGTAGTTTTGCTTACGGCCAAAGCCGATATGATTTCTAAACTGACTGGTTTAACCAATAAGGCCGATGATTACCTCTTTAAACCATTTGAAGTAAAAGAACTGCAGGTACGGATACAAAACCTGATTACGCAAAGGCAACAGTTGAAGCAGCATTACAGTCGGCAGTTCTTCTTACAACCTAAAGATGAAAACCTGGCTTCTGCCGAAGACAAATTCCTGCAAAAAGCCCTATCAATTGTGGAAGCCAACCTGGCCAATACCGGGTTTGATGTGGAAATCTTCAGCCGGGAAATAGGTATGAGCAGTTCGCAGTTGCGCCGCAAGTTAGGTGCCCTCACCGGTCAGGCTCCTGCTGATTATATCCGGTTAATCCGTTTGCAGAAAGCGGCAAACCTCTTGCAGCGTGGGCAAGGCAATGTGAGTGAAGTAGCCCTGATGACAGGTTTCAACAGCCTTAATTATTTCACCCGCTGTTTTAAAGAGCACTTTGGCAAAACACCTTCTGATTTTCTGCGGGAATCTCACCCGATAAAAGTGGGATCTTGA
- a CDS encoding helix-turn-helix domain-containing protein, which translates to MRYIKKITDKQKQDLEKIHKDSKSYQERNRCQCILLSNQGYQVQKLASIFQVSQLSIYKWFDRFEKTGVVGLKNQKGKGRKPILTTSNATHVEVVENSIEKEKQQLKLAKREIEAKLGTAMSEMTLKRFLKKLTADGNVSVNG; encoded by the coding sequence ATGCGTTATATCAAGAAGATTACAGACAAGCAAAAACAAGACTTAGAGAAGATTCATAAAGATAGTAAAAGTTATCAGGAACGTAACCGTTGCCAATGTATACTGTTATCCAATCAAGGCTATCAAGTACAGAAGTTAGCAAGCATTTTTCAAGTAAGTCAGTTAAGTATTTATAAGTGGTTTGATCGCTTTGAGAAAACAGGTGTGGTAGGGTTAAAGAACCAAAAAGGGAAAGGCAGAAAACCCATCCTTACTACCAGTAATGCTACCCATGTTGAAGTAGTGGAAAATAGCATAGAGAAAGAAAAACAACAACTTAAATTAGCTAAGCGAGAGATAGAAGCTAAATTAGGCACGGCTATGAGTGAGATGACCTTGAAGCGGTTTTTAAAAAAATTGACTGCCGATGGAAACGTTTCCGTAAATGGATAA
- a CDS encoding IS630 family transposase — protein sequence MQNKEAYEQKVKRLHALLYLAQTGSIDLYFGDESGFCLTPCVPYGWIKKGEHAPILSQRSTRINVFGLLSTNNELLTYQKSGSLNADFIIECVEAFSTSISKFTVIVLDNASWHTCGLWEVKKEEWEQKGLYIFLLPKYSPHLNRIERFWKQVKYHWLKAEDYLSVEALKEALYTIFSGLGTYFKLDFKKLEVDENIILNCV from the coding sequence TTGCAAAACAAAGAAGCATATGAGCAGAAAGTCAAGCGATTACATGCTTTGCTTTATTTGGCACAGACAGGCAGTATAGATTTATATTTTGGAGACGAATCAGGGTTTTGCCTTACCCCTTGTGTACCTTATGGATGGATCAAAAAAGGCGAACACGCCCCTATTTTATCCCAAAGAAGTACAAGGATAAATGTATTTGGCTTGTTAAGTACAAATAATGAGTTGCTTACTTATCAGAAAAGTGGGAGTCTAAACGCTGACTTTATCATTGAATGTGTAGAGGCCTTCTCAACATCTATTTCCAAGTTTACTGTCATAGTCTTAGACAACGCCTCCTGGCATACATGTGGCCTATGGGAAGTCAAAAAAGAAGAATGGGAACAGAAAGGATTATACATCTTTTTGCTGCCTAAGTATAGTCCTCATCTTAACAGGATCGAACGATTTTGGAAGCAGGTGAAATATCATTGGCTCAAAGCCGAAGACTATCTGTCTGTAGAAGCGCTTAAGGAGGCACTTTATACCATCTTTTCAGGATTGGGTACTTACTTTAAACTTGATTTTAAAAAACTTGAAGTAGATGAAAATATTATACTTAATTGTGTTTAA